The sequence CCTCCCGGGCGCGCTCGACGTTGTCCATCGCGTAGGTGTGCCAGCCCGACTCGTGCTGCACCTCGACGACCAGCCAGTCGCCCTCGATCCGCGCCGCGTAGGTCACCGCGATGTTCTCGCCGAACCAGACCTCCTGCGGCGCCGGCGCGTCGGTTTCCTGCGCAGCCGCGGATCCGGTCAGGCCGGCCAGGAGCACGGGCAGCAGCAGGGCGAACGTGTTCCGAACTGTGGCGATGTTCATTGCGGGACTCCCGAAGCTTTGGGTTTGCGGTTCAGGCTTCCGTCCGATTCTTCCTGGTGTTCCTGCAGCCACGTGGCGGTCAGCGCCGTTCCAATCATGCAGACCGTGAACCAGCCCGTGAAGAGGGTGAGGCCGACCAGCGTACCCATCGCACGCGCGAACAGGAACGCAGCCAACGCGAGCCCGGCGTAGCCT comes from Acidobacteriota bacterium and encodes:
- a CDS encoding DUF3325 domain-containing protein, whose amino-acid sequence is MTLVLALVLAPVATAALCVAMRRHQRLLFSTELSVGGKRGLQSAGYAGLALAAFLFARAMGTLVGLTLFTGWFTVCMIGTALTATWLQEHQEESDGSLNRKPKASGVPQ